In Pseudoduganella albidiflava, a single window of DNA contains:
- the epsI gene encoding exosortase-associated protein EpsI, B-type yields MKKPLMMSLVMCAMMVSSAAVTKVITPTAKLADRQARFDLTRMVPAQFGDWHVDDSIVPLQVDPETQSKLDKIYNQTLSRTYINSQGERIMLSIAYGGDQSDTLGVHRPETCYTAQGFNVKEQVDGMLPTAYGDIAVRRLFASAGSRYEPVTYWITIGDKVTRPGLEQKMQQLKYGLSGSVPDGMLVRVSNIATDTSAAYAVQQKFVGDMLSALDKAGRKRMIGG; encoded by the coding sequence ATGAAGAAGCCTTTGATGATGAGCCTGGTCATGTGCGCCATGATGGTGTCCTCCGCCGCCGTGACGAAAGTGATTACGCCTACCGCCAAGCTGGCGGACCGCCAGGCACGCTTCGACCTGACGCGCATGGTGCCGGCGCAGTTCGGTGACTGGCACGTGGATGACAGCATCGTGCCGCTGCAGGTCGATCCCGAGACCCAGTCGAAGCTGGACAAGATCTACAACCAGACCCTGTCGCGTACCTATATCAATAGCCAGGGCGAACGCATCATGCTGTCGATCGCCTATGGCGGCGACCAGAGCGATACCCTGGGCGTGCACCGGCCGGAAACTTGCTACACGGCGCAAGGCTTCAATGTCAAAGAGCAAGTCGACGGCATGCTGCCGACGGCTTACGGCGATATCGCGGTGCGCCGCCTGTTTGCCAGCGCCGGCTCGCGCTACGAACCGGTCACTTACTGGATCACGATCGGCGACAAGGTGACCCGGCCGGGTCTCGAACAAAAGATGCAGCAGTTGAAGTATGGCCTGAGCGGATCGGTTCCCGACGGGATGCTGGTGCGCGTGTCCAATATCGCCACCGATACCTCTGCTGCCTATGCTGTGCAGCAGAAATTTGTCGGTGACATGCTTTCCGCGCTCGACAAGGCCGGTCGCAAGCGAATGATCGGCGGTTGA
- the epsL gene encoding XrtB/PEP-CTERM-associated polysaccharide biosynthesis outer membrane protein EpsL gives MSSIPPSRLRLLSAAVALLACACARAEISDTIHPYVAIGYTYDDNLLRLPDNITGVTQRSDTITQAQAGLIVDRPIGRQRLTGSAKVSRVTFNHYDELDYNGKDFRGDLAWQLGNRFSGNLGGNYQQTLTPFTDFHTSDRNLRVQRQAYFNGAWRFHPSWQLRGGQTRTRFEYELLAQSVNNREETLSEFGFDYLAPSGSRIGLVARRFEGEYVNPLLSSGIRRDGYTQDELKANVNWQFSAVTQVQVLAGYVRRNYEVFSNRDSSGPNGRVTVRWAPLNKVKFTVDGWRNFAAVESAIVSNSLNTGGSVAATWSISSKLQANASLRRERREFEELRTAVNDRDLTDRTRGATLGLTYAPTLSSQLSLSGFRDNRDGNSVLRTSSYRAKGLSFNASVQF, from the coding sequence ATGTCGAGCATTCCACCATCGCGCCTGCGATTGCTGTCCGCAGCCGTCGCTCTGCTTGCCTGCGCGTGCGCGCGCGCCGAGATCAGCGACACGATCCACCCCTATGTCGCTATCGGCTACACCTACGATGACAACCTGTTGCGCCTGCCGGACAATATTACCGGTGTCACGCAGCGCTCGGATACCATCACGCAAGCCCAGGCTGGCCTGATCGTCGATCGGCCGATCGGCCGCCAGCGGCTGACCGGCAGCGCGAAAGTGTCCCGCGTAACGTTCAATCATTACGACGAGCTTGACTACAACGGCAAGGATTTCCGGGGCGACCTGGCCTGGCAGCTGGGCAATCGCTTCTCGGGCAACCTGGGTGGCAACTACCAGCAAACGCTGACACCTTTCACCGACTTCCATACCAGTGATCGCAACCTGCGCGTGCAGCGCCAGGCCTACTTCAACGGCGCGTGGCGGTTCCATCCCAGCTGGCAGCTGCGCGGCGGCCAGACCCGCACGCGGTTCGAATACGAACTGCTGGCCCAGAGCGTTAACAACCGCGAGGAGACGCTGAGCGAGTTCGGCTTCGATTACCTGGCGCCGAGCGGCAGCAGGATCGGCCTGGTGGCGCGACGGTTCGAAGGGGAATACGTCAATCCCTTGCTCTCCAGCGGCATCCGCCGGGATGGCTATACGCAGGACGAGTTGAAGGCCAACGTGAACTGGCAGTTCAGCGCGGTAACGCAGGTGCAGGTGCTGGCCGGGTACGTACGGCGCAACTATGAAGTGTTCTCGAATCGCGATTCGAGCGGGCCGAACGGCCGCGTGACCGTGCGCTGGGCGCCATTGAACAAGGTGAAGTTCACGGTCGACGGCTGGCGTAACTTCGCCGCTGTCGAAAGTGCCATCGTCAGCAACAGCCTGAATACGGGTGGCAGCGTGGCCGCTACCTGGTCGATCTCGTCGAAGCTGCAGGCGAATGCGTCGCTGCGCCGGGAGCGCCGGGAATTCGAAGAGTTGCGGACCGCGGTTAACGACCGCGACCTTACCGACCGCACTCGCGGCGCCACCCTTGGCCTGACCTATGCTCCAACGCTGAGTTCGCAGCTCTCGTTGAGCGGCTTCCGCGACAACCGCGATGGCAATTCGGTATTGCGAACCAGTTCCTACCGTGCCAAGGGCCTTTCTTTCAACGCCAGCGTGCAGTTCTGA
- the xrtB gene encoding exosortase B, whose translation MNTVATPSMRNAAAPRAALSDMWPVLLGLGVLFVPSLYSLMTGLWATEEQAHGPIILGLSLWLLYRQWPDMERASAGEAGSKMGWPLFVLGLLLYIFGRSQAVFAFEIGSIIVLLASIILLKFGVRALRYQWFPFFFMLFMIPLPGGIVSLLTMPMKMAVSWATEHILYALGYPIARAGVILQIGQYQLLVADACAGLQTLLTLEALGLFYLNVVRHSSAFRNVVLAILIIPISFTANVTRVITLSLVTYYLGDAAGQGFLHGFAGMVLFVTALVLILGVDSLLHLFVRRREQTVAGEKA comes from the coding sequence ATGAATACCGTAGCCACTCCCTCCATGCGTAACGCCGCCGCGCCGCGCGCAGCACTGTCCGATATGTGGCCAGTGCTGCTCGGGCTGGGGGTACTCTTCGTACCCTCGCTGTATTCGTTGATGACCGGTTTGTGGGCTACTGAAGAACAGGCGCACGGTCCGATCATCCTGGGACTCTCGCTCTGGCTGCTCTATCGCCAGTGGCCCGACATGGAACGCGCCAGCGCCGGCGAAGCCGGTTCGAAGATGGGCTGGCCCTTGTTCGTGCTCGGCCTGCTGCTGTATATCTTTGGCCGCTCGCAAGCCGTGTTCGCGTTCGAGATCGGCTCGATCATCGTCCTGCTGGCGTCGATCATCCTGCTCAAGTTCGGCGTGCGCGCATTGCGCTACCAATGGTTCCCATTCTTCTTCATGCTGTTCATGATCCCGCTGCCGGGAGGCATCGTCAGCCTGCTGACCATGCCGATGAAGATGGCCGTATCGTGGGCAACCGAGCATATCCTGTATGCGCTGGGCTATCCGATCGCCCGTGCCGGCGTCATCCTGCAGATCGGCCAGTACCAGCTGCTGGTGGCCGATGCGTGTGCGGGGCTGCAAACGCTGTTGACACTCGAAGCGCTCGGGCTCTTCTACCTGAATGTCGTGCGCCACTCGTCCGCATTCCGCAATGTCGTGCTGGCCATCCTGATCATCCCGATCTCCTTCACCGCCAATGTGACCCGCGTGATCACGCTGTCGCTGGTGACGTATTACCTGGGCGACGCCGCAGGGCAGGGGTTCCTGCACGGGTTCGCGGGTATGGTTCTGTTCGTGACGGCGCTCGTGCTCATCCTGGGTGTCGACTCCTTACTTCATTTGTTCGTACGCCGCCGCGAGCAGACGGTTGCGGGAGAAAAAGCATGA
- the epsG gene encoding chain length determinant protein tyrosine kinase EpsG, with the protein MNHPLPINSAPAKPNTGDSSMGALLLESGKITPESAERVLRMQKELGIRFGEAAQRLGLITEADIQQVLARQFDYPYLTPGESKLSQHLVAAFQPFSAQVEMLRAVRSQLMLRWFARGHKSLTVMGVEPGDGASLFAANLAVVFSQLGENTLLVDANLRHPSQHEHFDIKGRQGLSDILAGRGDYGLATRIESLLSLTVLPAGTLPPNPLELLSRSGFSALNLQLEAAHDIVLYDAPAFATASDALPLAARTGGVLLVVRKNRTSLDNVALVTEQMTQAGAKVVGSVLVEF; encoded by the coding sequence ATGAATCATCCACTCCCGATCAATTCTGCTCCCGCCAAACCCAACACCGGCGACTCGAGCATGGGTGCGTTGCTGCTCGAATCGGGCAAGATCACGCCGGAAAGCGCCGAGCGCGTGCTGCGCATGCAGAAGGAACTGGGCATCCGCTTCGGCGAAGCGGCGCAACGCCTGGGCCTGATCACGGAAGCCGATATCCAGCAAGTGCTGGCGCGCCAGTTCGACTATCCGTACCTGACCCCGGGTGAAAGCAAGCTGTCGCAGCATCTGGTGGCGGCGTTCCAGCCATTCAGCGCCCAGGTCGAGATGCTGCGCGCGGTGCGCAGCCAGCTGATGCTGCGCTGGTTCGCCCGCGGCCACAAGTCGCTGACCGTGATGGGCGTCGAGCCGGGGGACGGCGCCAGCCTGTTCGCCGCCAACCTGGCGGTCGTGTTTTCCCAGCTGGGCGAGAACACGCTGCTGGTCGATGCCAACCTGCGCCACCCGTCCCAGCACGAGCACTTCGACATCAAGGGCCGGCAAGGTCTGTCCGACATCCTCGCCGGCCGTGGCGACTATGGCCTGGCCACGCGGATCGAATCGCTGCTGTCGCTGACGGTGCTGCCGGCCGGCACCCTGCCGCCGAATCCGCTCGAGCTGCTCAGCCGCAGTGGCTTCTCCGCACTGAACCTGCAACTGGAAGCGGCGCACGATATCGTGCTGTATGACGCCCCGGCGTTCGCCACCGCGTCCGATGCGCTGCCACTGGCGGCGCGCACGGGCGGTGTGCTGCTGGTCGTGCGCAAGAACCGCACCTCGCTCGACAACGTAGCGCTCGTTACCGAGCAGATGACCCAGGCCGGTGCCAAGGTCGTCGGTTCCGTCCTGGTCGAATTCTGA
- a CDS encoding heparinase II/III domain-containing protein codes for MQPQNPPSFTWSRHPKATDSTVYTIEIRRGSEAPARYTTTRNWFLPTTKLEHGTYAWRVVASNAPTEWSTERGFVINPTSSVFEVPDSATMRARASRSRPRMQAAGFLPYSQWDAARIAERGVAYKNLGNDVIRRIPNPAPKDSLWTLTAAGGNTAAFVAQQASIHELINKTSEQLEAATLMYRLSGNQTYLDEALKRGDELAALSPSGPTSFVNQDQGTRAIALALSKATDLLDGKIDGSRRARWIEVVRLRGIDMYNDLSGNNGRLDQFPFDSHGANNLGFLALVASLMLNEFPEAAVWFDFSTRAYIHSVYAWSGPEGGYSQGTYYGGAAIDGAVRIWDPLTQLTGVNLFEKPWAKGFTKFFVHFVPPGQQTHLFGDGHEAKPYAPMLKALASRVASSEARWYYNNLTAAEAQLTLLNAPYPLPVMRYTGPVNAPPNGAVYPSIGWAAMHSDLWNPVRTSLYFKSSPYGAYTHSHADQNGIVLMRNNKLLLSETGWYDYYGSPMWSSWYRATKAHNAITFDGGVGQPTTGNTLNLRRKGKITAFSNTATLDYVEGDATAAYDGLLTGATRKVWYMRGKDQVVVLDKLSSLTARSFEWNFHAPVAITKNADGTSTIVNGTESLCIRPLTSGTTFETRVGATPKAGTYEAHAAYTRPSATSAEFLMLLDIGCKKPAVSLTTTSTGRTLSVGGQTIVLPR; via the coding sequence TTGCAGCCCCAGAATCCGCCCAGCTTCACCTGGTCGCGCCATCCCAAGGCAACCGACAGCACGGTGTACACCATCGAGATCCGCAGGGGCTCGGAGGCGCCGGCGCGTTATACGACGACGCGCAACTGGTTCCTGCCCACGACCAAGCTGGAACATGGCACCTATGCCTGGCGCGTCGTGGCCAGCAACGCACCGACCGAATGGTCGACCGAGCGCGGCTTCGTGATCAATCCGACGTCTTCCGTATTCGAAGTACCCGATAGCGCTACGATGCGCGCGCGCGCCTCGCGCAGCCGTCCGCGCATGCAGGCGGCAGGTTTCCTGCCCTACAGCCAGTGGGATGCCGCGCGCATTGCCGAGCGCGGTGTCGCCTACAAGAACCTGGGTAACGACGTCATCCGCCGTATCCCGAATCCGGCGCCGAAGGATTCGCTCTGGACGCTGACCGCCGCGGGCGGCAATACCGCGGCCTTCGTTGCGCAGCAGGCGTCGATCCACGAGCTGATCAACAAGACCTCCGAGCAGCTCGAGGCAGCGACCTTGATGTACCGGTTGTCCGGCAACCAGACTTATCTCGACGAGGCACTCAAGCGCGGCGATGAATTGGCGGCGCTCAGCCCGTCCGGCCCCACCAGCTTCGTCAACCAGGACCAGGGCACGCGTGCCATCGCACTGGCGTTGTCGAAAGCCACCGACTTGCTTGACGGTAAGATTGACGGTTCCCGCCGGGCGCGCTGGATCGAAGTGGTGCGCCTGCGTGGTATCGATATGTACAACGACCTGTCGGGCAATAACGGCCGCCTGGACCAGTTCCCGTTCGATTCGCACGGCGCCAACAACCTGGGGTTCCTGGCCCTGGTCGCGTCGCTGATGCTGAATGAGTTCCCCGAGGCTGCCGTGTGGTTCGATTTCTCGACCCGTGCCTACATCCATTCGGTCTATGCATGGAGCGGTCCGGAAGGCGGCTACTCGCAAGGTACCTATTACGGCGGCGCAGCGATCGACGGCGCGGTCAGGATCTGGGATCCGTTGACCCAGCTGACGGGCGTCAACCTGTTCGAGAAGCCATGGGCCAAGGGCTTTACCAAGTTCTTCGTGCACTTCGTGCCGCCAGGCCAGCAAACTCACCTCTTTGGCGATGGCCATGAGGCGAAGCCGTACGCGCCGATGTTGAAGGCGCTTGCATCGCGGGTCGCGTCGTCGGAGGCGCGCTGGTACTACAACAACCTGACCGCGGCCGAGGCTCAGCTGACGTTGCTGAACGCGCCGTATCCGCTGCCGGTCATGCGCTACACGGGCCCGGTGAACGCGCCGCCGAACGGCGCGGTCTACCCGAGCATCGGCTGGGCAGCGATGCACAGCGACCTGTGGAACCCGGTGCGGACGTCGCTGTACTTCAAGTCCAGCCCGTACGGTGCCTACACGCACTCGCACGCCGACCAGAACGGCATTGTCCTGATGCGTAACAACAAGCTGCTGCTCTCGGAAACCGGCTGGTATGACTACTACGGCTCGCCGATGTGGAGCAGCTGGTATCGCGCAACCAAGGCGCATAACGCCATCACGTTCGATGGCGGCGTGGGCCAGCCGACCACCGGCAACACCCTGAACCTGCGGCGCAAGGGCAAGATCACGGCATTCTCGAATACCGCGACGCTGGATTACGTGGAAGGCGATGCAACCGCGGCGTACGACGGCTTGCTGACGGGAGCGACGCGCAAGGTCTGGTACATGCGCGGCAAGGACCAGGTGGTGGTGCTCGACAAGCTGTCGTCCCTGACCGCACGCTCGTTCGAGTGGAACTTCCACGCACCGGTGGCAATCACGAAGAACGCGGATGGCACGTCGACGATCGTCAACGGTACCGAGAGCCTGTGCATCCGTCCGCTGACGTCGGGTACCACGTTCGAGACCCGTGTCGGTGCGACGCCGAAAGCCGGTACCTACGAGGCGCATGCAGCGTACACCCGTCCGTCGGCCACCAGCGCGGAATTCCTGATGCTGCTCGATATCGGTTGCAAGAAGCCGGCGGTATCGCTGACGACGACCAGCACCGGCCGCACCCTGAGCGTCGGCGGCCAGACGATCGTGCTGCCGCGCTAA
- the epsF gene encoding chain length determinant protein EpsF — MNFAQFLLILNARKKIALLTLAVTVLATVVVSLMLPKNYKATSTIVMNYKGIDPLTGLAMPGALMPGYMATQMDIIGSKNVAQRVVERLRLAESPAVQQQFQEATEGRGTVRDWLANLLLRKLEVEPSRESSVVGISFQGSDPQFAAAVANAFAEEYQNISIQLKSEPMKKASGYFVEQSKLLRDNLEVAQSRLSKYQQEHGIVSVDNRLDVESGRLNDLSSQLVAAQTMAMEARSRQSVAQGRGGESPDVNNNPLIQSSRANLAAAESKLADLGQRLSTNHPQYLSTRAEVEKLRASLNENVRLTQSTVGNNASVLSQREAEIRAALDAQKTKVLELNRTRDEMNVLAKDVENAQRAFDMAAQRLSQTRIEGQSDQTDVSILNPAVAPLEPSGPKVTLNVILSVFLGTLLGVGLCMLAEMFDRRVRSETDLSDMAELPVLGAINWNPPKRKRFSFGKPTGPRQLRLN; from the coding sequence ATGAATTTCGCGCAATTTTTATTGATCCTTAACGCACGCAAGAAAATTGCGCTGCTGACCCTGGCCGTAACGGTGCTCGCGACCGTCGTCGTCAGCCTGATGTTGCCCAAGAACTATAAGGCAACCAGCACCATCGTCATGAACTACAAGGGCATCGATCCGCTGACGGGCCTTGCCATGCCCGGCGCACTGATGCCAGGCTACATGGCGACGCAGATGGACATCATCGGCAGCAAGAACGTGGCACAGCGCGTGGTGGAGCGGCTGCGCCTGGCCGAGAGCCCGGCGGTACAGCAACAGTTCCAGGAAGCCACCGAAGGCCGTGGCACCGTGCGCGACTGGCTGGCCAATCTGCTGCTGCGCAAGCTCGAGGTCGAGCCATCGCGCGAAAGCAGCGTTGTGGGCATCAGCTTCCAGGGGTCCGACCCGCAGTTCGCGGCGGCCGTGGCGAACGCGTTCGCCGAGGAATACCAGAACATCAGCATCCAGCTGAAGTCGGAACCCATGAAAAAGGCGTCCGGCTACTTCGTGGAGCAGTCCAAGCTGTTGCGCGATAACCTGGAAGTGGCCCAGAGCCGCCTGTCGAAGTACCAGCAGGAACATGGCATCGTCAGCGTCGACAATCGCCTGGATGTGGAATCGGGGCGCCTGAATGATCTGTCGAGCCAGCTCGTGGCTGCGCAGACGATGGCGATGGAAGCGCGTTCGCGCCAGTCGGTGGCCCAGGGCCGCGGTGGCGAATCGCCGGACGTGAACAACAATCCGCTGATCCAGAGCTCGCGCGCCAACCTGGCGGCGGCCGAGTCGAAGCTGGCCGATCTGGGTCAACGGCTCAGCACCAATCACCCGCAGTACCTGAGTACCCGTGCCGAAGTCGAGAAACTGCGCGCTTCGCTGAACGAGAACGTGCGCCTGACGCAGAGCACCGTTGGCAACAATGCCTCCGTGCTGTCGCAGCGCGAGGCGGAAATCCGCGCTGCGCTCGACGCGCAGAAGACGAAGGTGCTGGAACTGAACCGTACCCGCGATGAAATGAATGTGCTGGCGAAGGATGTCGAGAATGCGCAGCGCGCCTTCGACATGGCTGCCCAGCGCCTGTCGCAAACCCGGATCGAAGGCCAGTCCGACCAGACCGACGTGTCGATCCTGAATCCGGCCGTGGCACCGCTCGAGCCGTCCGGCCCGAAGGTCACGCTGAACGTGATCCTGTCCGTGTTCCTCGGCACGTTGCTGGGCGTTGGCCTGTGCATGCTGGCTGAAATGTTCGACCGCCGGGTGCGTTCGGAAACCGATCTGTCCGACATGGCCGAACTGCCTGTGCTCGGCGCGATCAACTGGAACCCGCCGAAGCGCAAGCGTTTCAGCTTTGGCAAACCGACGGGCCCGCGCCAGCTGCGCCTGAATTGA
- a CDS encoding EpsD family peptidyl-prolyl cis-trans isomerase — translation MKNNKIAAPSLRPTRVMLCTGLIAMAAALTACGDKAEKKPGQALASVNGEEITVMQLNEELGRVNVPAAQQEAARKQLLESLIDRQLLQGEAAKEKLDRDPKVVQAVERAKSLIIAQAYLQKRIGTPTRPTKEEVAAYYSQNPQFFANRKQFDMRQLVLATRDVSDPLKEVINSAKSIDDVAAWLDGQKVRYARAQLSRSSAEMPQQLSSRLQTMPKGQLFVVREGERSMLISIADMRDAPVTLEQATPQIEQFLTNKKNKEAADAELKRLRTAAKIEYLNKPADQPAAAAAPGTAAPAAAPAAATPAAAPADAAGAPQGLSNESHERGVAGMR, via the coding sequence TTGAAAAACAACAAAATTGCAGCCCCCTCGCTTCGCCCGACACGCGTCATGCTGTGCACGGGCCTCATCGCGATGGCTGCCGCGCTGACTGCATGTGGGGACAAGGCCGAGAAAAAACCAGGCCAGGCACTTGCCAGCGTGAACGGGGAAGAAATTACGGTGATGCAGCTGAACGAGGAGCTGGGGCGCGTCAACGTGCCGGCGGCGCAGCAGGAGGCGGCCCGCAAGCAGTTGCTGGAATCGCTGATCGATCGCCAGCTGCTGCAGGGCGAGGCTGCAAAAGAAAAGCTGGACCGCGATCCGAAAGTGGTGCAGGCTGTCGAGCGGGCGAAGTCGCTGATCATTGCCCAGGCCTACCTGCAGAAGCGCATCGGCACGCCAACCCGGCCAACCAAGGAAGAGGTGGCAGCGTATTACAGCCAGAATCCGCAGTTTTTCGCGAACCGCAAGCAGTTCGACATGCGCCAGCTGGTGCTGGCGACGCGCGATGTGAGCGATCCCCTGAAGGAAGTGATCAACTCCGCCAAGTCGATCGACGATGTGGCGGCATGGCTCGACGGACAGAAGGTTCGCTATGCCCGCGCCCAGCTGAGCCGCAGCAGTGCCGAGATGCCGCAGCAATTGAGCTCGCGCCTGCAAACGATGCCGAAAGGGCAGCTGTTCGTCGTGCGTGAAGGCGAACGCAGCATGCTGATTTCGATCGCCGACATGCGCGACGCACCGGTAACGCTGGAGCAGGCCACGCCACAGATCGAACAGTTCCTCACGAACAAGAAGAACAAGGAAGCTGCCGATGCTGAGCTGAAACGTCTGCGGACGGCGGCCAAGATCGAATACCTGAACAAACCCGCGGATCAGCCTGCCGCTGCCGCAGCGCCTGGCACTGCGGCGCCCGCGGCAGCGCCTGCTGCCGCAACGCCTGCCGCGGCGCCGGCCGATGCGGCAGGTGCCCCACAGGGTCTGAGCAACGAGTCGCATGAGCGCGGCGTGGCCGGAATGCGTTGA
- the epsE gene encoding polysaccharide export protein EpsE produces MKSLHKWMMGALLSLAMGWAGAADFTLGPGDIVKISVYGNPDLGIETRVSESGSITFPLVGQVDVNGLNTPAAERKIAGLLESGGFLKKPQVNLVVSQIQSRQVSVLGQVNRPGRFPLEGKRSVMDLLALAGGFNPDGGDTISLIRKRDGKVSKTVIDVVEMVRTGELAKDLDLEPNDILYAERSPRFYIYGEVQRPGAFRLERQMTVIQALAVGGGLSPRGTERGIRVKRRGADGKEQIVQVKHDDLLQVDDVVYVKESWF; encoded by the coding sequence ATGAAATCACTGCACAAATGGATGATGGGAGCGTTGCTGAGCTTGGCAATGGGCTGGGCGGGCGCTGCGGACTTCACGCTGGGACCGGGCGATATCGTGAAGATATCGGTGTATGGCAATCCGGATCTCGGCATCGAAACACGGGTCAGTGAATCCGGTTCCATCACGTTCCCCCTGGTGGGGCAGGTGGATGTCAACGGCCTGAATACTCCAGCGGCGGAGCGCAAGATCGCCGGCCTGCTCGAGAGCGGCGGCTTCCTGAAAAAGCCGCAGGTGAACCTGGTCGTCTCGCAGATCCAGAGCCGGCAAGTGTCGGTCCTGGGCCAGGTGAATCGTCCCGGCCGTTTCCCGCTCGAAGGCAAGCGCAGTGTGATGGACCTGCTGGCGCTGGCGGGTGGCTTCAACCCCGATGGCGGCGACACCATCAGCCTGATCCGCAAACGCGATGGCAAGGTCAGCAAGACCGTCATCGACGTGGTGGAGATGGTGCGTACGGGTGAACTGGCCAAGGACCTCGATCTGGAGCCGAACGACATCCTGTACGCCGAGCGTTCGCCGCGGTTCTATATCTACGGCGAGGTGCAGCGTCCAGGCGCCTTCCGCCTCGAGCGCCAGATGACGGTGATCCAGGCACTGGCGGTGGGTGGGGGCCTGTCCCCACGCGGTACCGAGCGTGGCATCCGTGTCAAGCGCCGGGGTGCCGATGGCAAGGAACAGATCGTGCAAGTCAAGCATGACGATTTGCTCCAGGTAGATGACGTTGTATACGTCAAGGAAAGTTGGTTCTGA
- a CDS encoding undecaprenyl-phosphate glucose phosphotransferase has translation MTINDIPLISFFQRILDPVIIMGTLYGVSMAFGEPFTGYSLILMILAFFISSAVYQHIDPYRTWRSGRMLAYSRDIFGGWLVTALILVLLGAVSGLSYHYDERVVLAWFCATPFILLASHLAARKVGSDPSQASELRSVLVVGANDVGIKFARTIERYPNLFMQVRGFFDDRGGDRQPEDLDYPILGKMCDVAAFVRENNIKMIFISQPISAQPRIRKLLDDLQDTTASVYFLPDIYVFDLMQARFDNVGGMPVIAICETPFTGFNSLVKRASDIVLALAIQLMLLPVMLAIAVAVKLSSPGPVIFRQRRYGLYGEQIYVYKFRSMTVTEDGTNVVQAKKNDQRITRVGAFLRKTSLDELPQFLNVLQGRMSIVGPRPHAVAHNEQYRKLIKGYMLRHKAKPGITGWAQVNGFRGETETLDKMEARIRYDLDYLRNWSLWLDLWIIVRTVAVVLKRENAH, from the coding sequence ATGACGATCAATGACATTCCCCTAATTTCGTTCTTCCAGCGCATTCTCGATCCAGTGATCATCATGGGCACCCTGTATGGTGTCTCGATGGCGTTTGGCGAGCCCTTCACGGGCTATTCGCTGATCCTGATGATCCTGGCGTTCTTCATTTCGTCGGCCGTTTACCAGCATATCGACCCATACCGCACGTGGCGCAGCGGCCGCATGCTGGCCTATTCGCGCGATATCTTCGGCGGCTGGCTTGTCACCGCGCTGATCCTGGTATTGCTCGGCGCCGTCAGCGGCCTGTCGTATCACTACGACGAGCGTGTCGTGCTGGCCTGGTTCTGTGCCACGCCGTTCATCTTGCTGGCCAGCCACCTGGCGGCGCGCAAGGTGGGGTCCGACCCATCCCAGGCCAGCGAACTGCGCTCGGTGCTGGTGGTCGGCGCCAACGATGTCGGCATCAAGTTCGCCCGCACGATCGAGCGTTATCCGAACCTGTTCATGCAGGTACGCGGGTTTTTCGATGATCGCGGCGGTGACCGCCAGCCCGAGGACCTGGACTATCCGATCCTGGGCAAGATGTGCGACGTGGCTGCTTTCGTGCGCGAAAACAATATCAAGATGATCTTCATCAGCCAGCCGATCTCCGCGCAGCCGCGCATCCGCAAGCTGCTCGACGACCTGCAGGATACGACCGCATCGGTGTACTTCCTGCCCGATATCTATGTCTTCGACCTGATGCAGGCACGCTTCGATAACGTGGGCGGCATGCCCGTGATCGCGATCTGCGAAACGCCCTTCACCGGCTTCAACAGCCTGGTCAAGCGCGCCAGCGATATCGTGCTGGCACTTGCCATCCAGCTGATGTTGCTGCCAGTGATGCTGGCGATCGCTGTCGCCGTCAAGCTCAGCTCGCCTGGTCCGGTCATCTTCCGCCAGCGCCGTTACGGCCTGTACGGCGAACAGATCTATGTTTACAAGTTCCGTTCGATGACGGTCACGGAAGATGGCACCAATGTGGTACAGGCCAAGAAGAACGACCAGCGCATTACCCGTGTCGGCGCGTTCCTGCGCAAGACCTCGCTCGATGAGTTGCCGCAATTCCTGAACGTGCTGCAAGGCCGGATGAGCATTGTCGGACCGCGGCCGCACGCGGTGGCGCATAACGAGCAGTACCGGAAGCTGATCAAGGGCTACATGTTGCGTCACAAGGCCAAGCCCGGCATTACTGGCTGGGCGCAAGTAAATGGCTTCCGTGGTGAAACGGAGACACTGGACAAAATGGAGGCGCGCATACGGTACGATCTCGACTATTTGCGCAACTGGTCCCTTTGGCTGGACTTGTGGATCATCGTTCGCACGGTGGCCGTGGTGCTGAAACGCGAGAACGCGCATTGA